In a single window of the Gossypium hirsutum isolate 1008001.06 chromosome A13, Gossypium_hirsutum_v2.1, whole genome shotgun sequence genome:
- the LOC107904397 gene encoding pectin acetylesterase 12, translating into MMKLSWVWIVIAIAFLQLVTGFLDFNETELSLIEAYDYGVSKLNYNPLMVGLTLIASASAKGAVCLDGTLPGYHWHRGYGSGANNWLIHLEGGGWCNNVRTCVYRKKTRRGSSTYMEKQIPFTGILSDKADQNPDFFNWNRVKVRYCDGASFTGDTKNKAAKLQFRGQRIWLAATEDLMSRGMRNAKQALLSGCSAGGLASILHCDEFRNMFPRTSKVKCLSDAGLFLDAVDVSGGRTLRSLYNGVVGLQCFFPQNLISNIRTPLFILNAAYDSWQIQSSIAPPSADPHGYWHECRLNHAKCSASQMRFLQGFRIEMLNVIKGFSQSRENGLFINSCFAHCQTERQDTWFAANSPEIRNKAIAIAVGDWYFDRAGVKVIDCPYPCDKSCHNLVFK; encoded by the exons ATGATGAAGCTCTCTTGGGTTTGGATTGTTATagcaattgcttttcttcaactAGTTACTGGATTCTTAGATTTTAATGAAACAGAGCTATCTCTTATTGAGGCTTACGACTATGGAGTCTCCAAACTCAATTACAATCCTCTCATGGTTGGACTGACTCTTATTGCAAGTGCTAGCGCTAAAGGAGCAG TCTGCCTGGATGGAACATTGCCTGGTTATCATTGGCATCGTGGATACGGATCAGGCGCAAACAACTGGCTCATTCACTTGGAG GGAGGTGGATGGTGCAATAACGTTAGAACTTGTGTCTACCGCAAAAAAACACGACGAGGATCATCTACGTACATGGAAAAGCAGATACCCTTTACTGGAATATTGAGTGATAAGGCTGACCAAAATCCTG ACTTTTTCAATTGGAACAGAGTAAAGGTTCGTTATTGTGATGGTGCCTCTTTTACTGGGGACACAAAAAATAAG GCTGCAAAGCTGCAATTTAGGGGTCAACGTATATGGTTAGCTGCAACGGAAGATTTAATGTCAAGAGGAATGCGCAACGCAAAGCAG GCTCTTCTTTCGGGGTGTTCTGCTGGGGGTCTGGCATCAATTTTACACTGTGATGAATTTAGGAACATGTTTCCGAGAACTAGTAAAGTGAAGTGTCTGAGTGATGCTGGTCTATTCCTTGATGC GGTTGATGTCTCTGGTGGTCGCACACTTAGGAGTTTATACAACGGAGTGGTGGGCTTGCAG TGCTTCTTTCCTCAAAACCTAATCAGCAACATCCGAACTCCACTGTTTATTCTCAATGCAGCATATGATTCATGGCAG ATTCAATCCAGCATAGCTCCACCATCGGCTGATCCACATGGTTATTGGCATGAGTGCAGATTGAACCATGCAAAATGTTCTGCATCACAGATGAGGTTTTTACAAG GCTTCCGAATTGAGATGCTTAATGTTATCAAAGGGTTCTCACAGTCTAGAGAGAACGGATTGTTTATAAATTCGTGTTTTGCTCACTGCCAAACAGAAAGACAAGACACATGGTTTGCTGCTAATTCCCCTGAAATTAGAAACAAG GCAATTGCAATAGCCGTTGGAGATTGGTATTTTGACAGAGCAGGCGTGAAGGTCATTGATTGTCCGTACCCATGTGACAAGAGTTGCCACAATCTGGTTTTCAAATGA